A window of Aliarcobacter trophiarum LMG 25534 contains these coding sequences:
- a CDS encoding MMPL family transporter, translating to MFKIKNYISFAIFLVILSFVLLFNSFSIVSTNLESVLANSEQKELLKKFNEFKISKKLFLYVDGLNNDSLKKIKDIEDQLIKNSSLTLDKQTQNSTLKEYEKEYFLYQNIKNIDSLEKIDINKELEKLKEKLLNSEFTYFTNENDPFIIFKNEEFKGNFYIKNSHLAVKDMGYFSIFSISSEINSILQYEKLYNDILSITKNSKEVEVFSSLFYFVENQNIIKNDVDKIIYIATTILILLYLIILRDLKLLLNVVFTLSSSILFALFISSFIFKELSIFVVVFGISISTVAIDYMFHHYVHREYEGDFRFNKDVFLGMLTTITAFLILSFVSFSLIKQLSLFTVFTLLFSYFQFAFVYQKIGFLYKDSKLFNIKSIDKISPKIVFAFTVFILIISIFSFKFDSNLKNLDVENKRLNSLQEFFNQKIASNDKVPFLIRAKSIDELIKNSKELKIELKNSMIPLDKLIYKDEFFQSKTILDSKNIDNLNEKIKKLSKEFGFKDGFFENSYRVSQIEPKYSLDLLQNMGFEVLKSNDWYISYINVSKNEVEKLSNYDFVINLSLKTMFEDELNKIKKELFLYGSLAILFIVSIVLINYRKNLFIYLSFLFFPFSMILSLTLFIELNVLHIFILFIILSISIDYGIYISSYKKDVNTNKAIVYSILTTFAGFGVLIFSNINALFSIGLASSVGVLSILFLLIFLRRSKIETNSL from the coding sequence TTGTTCAAAATTAAAAACTATATCTCTTTTGCTATTTTTTTAGTTATTTTATCTTTTGTTTTACTATTTAACTCTTTCTCTATAGTTTCAACAAATTTAGAGAGTGTTTTAGCAAATAGTGAACAAAAAGAGCTTTTAAAAAAATTTAATGAGTTTAAAATAAGTAAAAAACTATTTTTGTATGTAGATGGTTTAAATAATGATTCATTAAAAAAGATAAAAGATATTGAAGATCAACTTATTAAAAATAGCTCTTTAACTCTAGATAAACAGACACAAAATAGTACTTTAAAAGAGTACGAAAAAGAGTATTTTTTATATCAAAATATTAAAAATATAGATAGTTTAGAAAAAATAGATATAAACAAAGAGTTAGAAAAATTAAAAGAGAAACTTCTAAATTCTGAATTTACATATTTTACAAATGAAAATGACCCATTTATAATTTTTAAAAATGAAGAATTTAAAGGAAATTTTTATATAAAAAACTCTCATTTAGCTGTAAAAGATATGGGTTATTTCTCTATTTTCTCAATAAGTAGTGAAATAAACTCTATTTTACAATATGAAAAACTTTATAATGATATTCTATCTATCACAAAAAACAGCAAAGAGGTGGAGGTTTTTTCATCTCTTTTTTATTTTGTGGAGAATCAAAATATTATTAAAAATGATGTAGATAAGATAATTTATATAGCAACAACTATTTTAATACTTCTATATCTTATTATTTTAAGAGACTTGAAACTTCTTTTAAATGTAGTTTTTACTCTAAGTTCATCAATACTTTTTGCTCTTTTTATCTCTTCATTTATCTTTAAAGAGCTTAGTATTTTTGTAGTTGTTTTTGGAATATCAATATCAACCGTTGCTATTGATTATATGTTTCATCACTATGTACATCGCGAATATGAAGGAGATTTTAGATTTAATAAAGATGTATTTTTAGGAATGCTTACAACAATAACAGCATTTCTTATACTCTCTTTTGTCTCTTTCTCTTTGATAAAACAGTTAAGTCTATTTACAGTTTTTACTCTTTTATTCTCTTATTTTCAATTTGCTTTTGTATATCAGAAAATAGGCTTTTTATATAAAGACTCCAAACTATTTAATATAAAATCAATAGATAAAATATCACCTAAAATAGTTTTTGCCTTTACAGTTTTCATACTTATTATCTCTATTTTTAGTTTTAAATTTGACTCTAATCTAAAAAATCTTGATGTAGAGAATAAAAGGCTAAACTCTTTACAAGAGTTTTTCAATCAAAAAATTGCTTCAAATGATAAAGTCCCTTTTTTAATAAGAGCAAAAAGTATAGATGAGCTAATAAAAAACTCAAAAGAGCTTAAAATAGAACTTAAAAATAGCATGATTCCATTAGATAAACTAATATATAAAGATGAGTTTTTTCAATCAAAAACTATTTTGGATAGCAAAAATATAGATAACTTAAACGAAAAAATAAAGAAATTATCAAAAGAGTTTGGATTTAAAGATGGTTTTTTTGAAAACTCATATAGAGTTTCTCAAATAGAGCCAAAATATAGTTTAGATTTACTACAAAATATGGGCTTCGAAGTTTTAAAATCTAACGACTGGTACATAAGTTATATAAATGTCTCAAAAAATGAAGTTGAAAAATTAAGCAACTATGATTTTGTAATTAATTTAAGCCTTAAAACGATGTTTGAAGATGAGCTAAATAAGATTAAAAAAGAGCTCTTTTTATATGGCTCTTTAGCTATTTTATTTATAGTTTCAATAGTCTTAATAAACTATAGAAAAAATCTATTTATCTATTTATCTTTTCTATTTTTCCCATTCTCTATGATTTTATCACTTACTTTATTTATAGAGCTAAATGTTTTACATATTTTTATTCTTTTTATTATATTATCCATCTCTATTGATTATGGAATTTATATAAGTTCATACAAAAAAGATGTAAATACAAATAAAGCAATAGTTTACTCAATACTTACAACCTTTGCAGGTTTTGGAGTTTTGATTTTTTCAAATATAAATGCACTTTTTTCTATAGGATTAGCTTCTAGTGTTGGGGTGTTATCGATTTTATTTTTACTAATTTTTTTAAGAAGGTCAAAAATTGAAACTAATAGTTTATAA
- a CDS encoding SDR family NAD(P)-dependent oxidoreductase has protein sequence MKKVLVTGATGNIGEEIVKEYAKNGFFVYIHYNSNKEKAQNLLKEINNSGELISFDITDKNSIKNSLENLEIDVLVNNAGIIKDNLFFFMSDESWEDVINTNLNGNFYITKLISKNMMMNKSGSIVNIASISGVCGNAGQANYSASKGGVIALTKTLAIELGRYNIRVNALAPAIIESEMTKDIPNLKELKKTIPLGRFGKASEVARCAYFMGVEATYVSGEVLNISGGMIR, from the coding sequence ATGAAAAAAGTATTGGTAACTGGTGCAACAGGAAATATTGGAGAAGAGATTGTAAAAGAGTATGCAAAAAATGGATTTTTTGTATATATCCACTATAATAGTAACAAAGAAAAAGCTCAAAATTTACTAAAAGAGATAAATAATAGTGGTGAACTTATCTCTTTTGACATCACAGATAAAAACTCTATTAAAAATAGTTTAGAAAACCTTGAAATTGATGTTTTAGTAAATAATGCTGGAATAATAAAAGATAATCTTTTTTTCTTTATGAGTGATGAGAGTTGGGAAGATGTAATAAATACAAACCTAAATGGTAATTTTTATATTACAAAATTAATATCAAAAAACATGATGATGAATAAAAGTGGAAGTATTGTAAATATTGCCTCTATTTCAGGAGTTTGTGGAAATGCTGGTCAAGCAAATTATAGTGCAAGTAAAGGTGGTGTTATAGCTTTAACAAAAACTTTAGCAATAGAACTTGGTCGTTATAATATAAGAGTAAATGCTTTAGCTCCTGCAATAATTGAATCTGAGATGACAAAAGATATTCCAAATTTAAAAGAACTAAAAAAAACTATTCCACTAGGAAGATTTGGAAAAGCTAGTGAAGTTGCACGTTGTGCTTATTTTATGGGAGTTGAAGCTACTTATGTAAGTGGAGAAGTTTTAAATATTAGTGGTGGAATGATTAGATAA
- a CDS encoding lysophospholipid acyltransferase family protein: protein MATIQRGSGWSIKLVFTLYKIFGYKFTYFLMFPVTFFYFIFASNVKKALRIYYNKLDIKLTNRRYFNHLFMFAMCMVDRFISKADCNSYNFSYENRDFIKQRVDNGSILLLSHFGGWSVTNCKTLSNNIINVVMKEVILESIKKIENSIKRPLENIRVIDQSQNPIEVSIKIANAISNKECIAFMADRAVDNRFEEKIEFLGELASFNTNPFKVAYKTKTPLTLVFVINNGLQSYHIKSKKIDMNFDLDEKTAITLSLKEYVKSFEDIVKQYPSQWFNLYNFWEKAID, encoded by the coding sequence ATGGCAACAATTCAAAGGGGAAGTGGATGGAGTATAAAATTAGTTTTTACTCTATATAAAATTTTTGGCTATAAATTTACATATTTTTTAATGTTTCCTGTAACATTTTTCTATTTTATATTTGCTTCAAATGTAAAAAAAGCTCTAAGAATATACTACAACAAGCTAGATATAAAGCTTACAAACAGAAGATATTTTAATCACCTTTTTATGTTTGCTATGTGTATGGTTGATAGATTTATCTCAAAAGCTGATTGCAACTCATACAATTTTAGCTATGAAAATAGAGATTTTATAAAACAAAGAGTTGATAATGGCTCTATTTTATTACTTTCTCATTTTGGTGGTTGGTCTGTTACAAATTGTAAAACTCTATCTAACAATATTATTAATGTTGTAATGAAAGAGGTTATTTTGGAGAGTATTAAAAAAATTGAAAACTCAATAAAAAGACCACTTGAAAATATAAGAGTGATAGATCAATCACAAAACCCAATAGAGGTCTCAATAAAAATTGCAAATGCAATATCAAACAAAGAGTGTATAGCTTTTATGGCAGATAGAGCAGTAGATAATAGATTTGAAGAAAAAATAGAGTTTTTAGGAGAGTTAGCTAGTTTTAATACAAACCCTTTTAAAGTAGCCTATAAGACAAAAACTCCTTTAACTTTGGTTTTCGTTATAAATAATGGTTTACAAAGTTATCATATTAAATCAAAAAAAATAGATATGAATTTTGATTTAGATGAGAAAACTGCCATTACTCTCTCTTTAAAAGAGTATGTAAAAAGTTTTGAAGATATTGTAAAACAGTATCCAAGTCAATGGTTTAACTTATATAATTTTTGGGAAAAGGCAATAGATTGA
- a CDS encoding HAL/PAL/TAL family ammonia-lyase: protein MIIDSRYITLKEIINSNEIEISNDKNFINHINETHNFLINEIKDGKPIYGITTGYGASGKNYVSYEDSKILQTNLFRFHGCGVGKKLSYKVCKYAVIMRTISLSKARSGVSIELLKFLEMLINKDIIPVIPSQGSVGASGDLTPLSYIASVVAGEREVYYKGEIKDVMEVYKELNITPYTFKPKEALAIMNGTTIMSAIALASIEEFETILNSMESFVAGMFEVLLGDDTPVADFVHLSKPFSGQIESAKNIKRKIEGSKLTHGRDDRYDKFFADNELNIQDNYSMRCAPQVLGVIRDNLQISKNWVEQEINSVNDNPLIDGENKKIYTSGNFYGGYVAHAMDTLKICAGNLADLLDKEFALLVDHKFNRGLGENLKLSSKPYFHGFKAMQITLSSLSADVMKNTTAASIFSRPTESLNQDKVSMGTTAANDFSKMIPDLYNMLSIAFIGMAQAIDIRGKDLVSPYLKNIYEDIRKEAKPLYEDRRMDFDIEKIYTLIEMKKFI, encoded by the coding sequence TTGATAATAGACAGTAGATATATAACTCTAAAAGAGATAATAAATAGCAATGAAATTGAGATTTCAAATGATAAGAATTTTATAAATCATATTAATGAGACTCATAACTTTTTAATCAATGAGATAAAAGATGGTAAGCCAATATATGGGATTACAACAGGATATGGAGCTAGTGGTAAAAACTATGTAAGTTATGAAGATAGTAAGATTTTACAAACAAATCTTTTTAGATTTCATGGATGCGGAGTTGGTAAAAAACTATCTTACAAAGTTTGTAAATATGCTGTTATTATGAGAACTATCTCTTTAAGTAAAGCTCGTTCAGGAGTTAGTATAGAGCTATTAAAATTCTTAGAGATGCTAATAAACAAAGATATTATTCCAGTTATTCCATCTCAAGGTTCTGTTGGTGCAAGTGGAGATTTAACACCACTTTCATATATAGCTAGTGTTGTTGCTGGTGAGAGAGAAGTTTACTATAAAGGTGAAATAAAAGATGTAATGGAAGTTTATAAAGAACTAAATATTACTCCTTATACTTTTAAACCAAAAGAAGCACTAGCAATTATGAATGGAACTACAATAATGAGTGCTATAGCATTAGCAAGTATAGAAGAGTTTGAAACTATTTTAAACTCAATGGAATCATTTGTTGCAGGAATGTTTGAGGTTTTATTAGGAGATGATACTCCTGTTGCTGATTTTGTACATCTTTCAAAGCCTTTTAGTGGACAAATAGAGAGTGCAAAAAATATAAAAAGAAAAATAGAAGGTTCAAAATTAACTCATGGAAGAGATGATAGATATGATAAATTTTTTGCAGATAATGAGTTAAATATCCAAGATAACTACTCAATGAGATGTGCTCCACAAGTTTTAGGAGTAATAAGAGATAATCTTCAAATCTCTAAAAATTGGGTAGAGCAAGAGATAAACTCTGTAAATGACAACCCTTTAATTGATGGTGAAAATAAAAAAATATACACTTCTGGAAACTTTTATGGTGGTTATGTAGCTCATGCCATGGATACACTTAAAATTTGTGCAGGAAATCTAGCTGATTTACTTGATAAAGAGTTTGCTCTTTTAGTTGACCATAAATTCAATCGTGGTTTAGGTGAAAATTTAAAACTGTCTTCTAAACCTTATTTTCATGGTTTTAAAGCAATGCAAATAACTCTTAGTTCACTTAGTGCTGATGTTATGAAAAATACAACTGCTGCTTCAATATTTTCAAGACCAACAGAATCTCTAAATCAAGATAAAGTTTCTATGGGAACAACAGCTGCAAATGATTTTTCAAAAATGATTCCTGATTTATATAATATGCTCTCTATTGCTTTTATAGGAATGGCTCAAGCTATTGATATAAGAGGAAAAGATTTAGTTTCACCATATCTTAAAAATATTTATGAAGATATTAGAAAAGAGGCAAAACCTCTATATGAAGATAGAAGAATGGATTTTGATATTGAAAAAATCTACACTCTAATTGAAATGAAAAAGTTTATATAG